From Daucus carota subsp. sativus chromosome 6, DH1 v3.0, whole genome shotgun sequence, the proteins below share one genomic window:
- the LOC135146970 gene encoding putative lipid-transfer protein DIR1, which translates to MKSWLVLALMLLIGAASSGLLVDAQSICNVSVDSLVACKPAVTQPHPTAPSKPCCTAISHADMKCLCSYKNSTMLPALGIDPELAVQLPAKCRIRNAPKC; encoded by the coding sequence atgaaatcctGGTTAGTCCTGGCTTTGATGTTGTTGATTGGCGCTGCAAGCAGTGGCCTACTAGTCGACGCTCAATCGATATGCAATGTCTCCGTGGACAGTCTAGTGGCATGCAAACCAGCTGTAACTCAGCCACACCCCACAGCACCTTCAAAGCCATGCTGCACTGCCATATCGCATGCTGATATGAAATGCTTGTGTTCCTACAAGAACTCCACCATGTTGCCTGCTCTCGGGATCGACCCGGAACTTGCTGTGCAGCTTCCAGCCAAGTGCCGGATTCGTAACGCCCCAAAGTGCTAG